One Neoarius graeffei isolate fNeoGra1 chromosome 16, fNeoGra1.pri, whole genome shotgun sequence DNA segment encodes these proteins:
- the si:ch211-153f2.3 gene encoding protein FAM167A — translation MNPETQYEDSVSIMILENIKNKLRHAFRTTAEPREPSENDDDPMSAGRSFQANEELRRAKIDGAITWLRSELLEMRSQDRQLAQTLLGLNTEIQRLRRESGPLLLDSTHTEQH, via the exons ATGAACCCAGAGACACAGTATGAGGACTCAGTGTCCATTATGATACTGGAGAACATTAAAAACAAGCTCCGCCATGCCTTCAGAACAACAGCCGAGCCGCGAGAGCCTTCTGAAAATGACGATGATCCGATGAGCGCTGGCAGGAGTTTCCAAGCTAATGAAGAGCTACGCAGAGCCAAGATAGACGGAGCAATTACCTGGTTACGATCTGAACTG CTGGAGATGCGCTCGCAGGACCGGCAGCTGGCTCAGACCCTGCTCGGGCTTAACACTGAGATCCAGAGACTGAGGAGGGAAAGTGGTCCTCTTTTATTAGACTCCACTCACACAGAGCAGCACTGA